A stretch of the uncultured Campylobacter sp. genome encodes the following:
- a CDS encoding radical SAM protein: protein MFETRQKGHAGPTRPKKIKMATNAEVEKFLNEELPAQKDGVIYIHVPFCDNICSFCSMNRTKLEDELDSYTQYLLGETRKYGKFPYLQAKNIRSVYFGGGTPTILKEKHLEPVITALRLNFNISDDCEFSLETTLHNLNLSKVRLLESLGVNRFSIGVQTFSDKGRKLLNRVHDKKGAIEHLKMIRQNFSGMVCTDVIFNYPEQTIDEVLEDARLVDELKIDSTSFYSLQLFEKSELAKTVSQDYYDVNYEHKLHNAFFEKLLGTGNYEVLEHTKFNRIGRDRYQYIRLSHEGADILPLGRGSGGRLGYYDIYNAKEKMRMINKVDDKQRAEARLKSLFMYPKIDLAQVKSLVSDETFSALMEFFKKCESKGYMHIENGFLNYTTDGVFWGMSIGTEVANISQKDFE, encoded by the coding sequence ATGTTTGAAACCAGGCAAAAGGGGCACGCCGGACCGACGCGTCCCAAAAAAATAAAAATGGCGACTAACGCCGAGGTCGAGAAATTTCTAAACGAGGAGCTACCCGCGCAAAAGGACGGCGTGATCTATATCCACGTGCCTTTTTGCGACAATATCTGCTCGTTTTGCTCGATGAACCGCACAAAGCTGGAAGACGAGCTAGACAGCTACACGCAGTATCTGCTGGGCGAGACCAGGAAATACGGCAAATTTCCGTATCTGCAAGCTAAAAATATCCGTAGCGTCTATTTTGGCGGCGGAACTCCAACGATACTAAAAGAAAAGCACCTAGAACCGGTTATCACGGCTCTGCGATTAAATTTTAATATCTCGGACGACTGCGAATTTAGTCTAGAAACTACGCTGCATAATCTAAATTTGAGCAAAGTACGCCTACTAGAAAGCCTAGGCGTAAACCGCTTTAGCATCGGCGTGCAGACCTTTTCGGACAAAGGTCGCAAACTGCTAAACCGCGTCCACGACAAAAAAGGCGCGATAGAGCACCTAAAAATGATCAGGCAAAATTTTAGCGGCATGGTTTGCACGGACGTTATCTTTAACTACCCTGAGCAAACGATAGACGAAGTGCTAGAAGACGCCCGCCTAGTAGACGAGCTAAAGATCGACAGCACGAGCTTTTATTCGCTTCAGCTTTTTGAGAAATCAGAGCTTGCAAAGACGGTGTCGCAGGACTACTACGACGTGAACTACGAGCACAAGCTGCACAACGCTTTCTTTGAAAAGCTGCTAGGTACTGGCAACTACGAGGTGCTAGAGCATACCAAATTTAACCGCATAGGCCGCGACCGCTATCAGTATATCCGCCTAAGCCACGAGGGCGCCGATATCCTGCCGCTAGGTAGAGGCTCTGGCGGAAGGCTAGGCTACTACGACATCTATAACGCCAAAGAAAAAATGCGCATGATAAACAAAGTAGACGATAAACAGCGCGCCGAAGCACGGCTAAAAAGCCTCTTTATGTACCCAAAAATCGACCTCGCGCAAGTAAAAAGCCTAGTTAGCGATGAGACCTTTAGCGCGCTAATGGAGTTTTTCAAAAAATGCGAAAGCAAAGGCTATATGCACATAGAAAACGGCTTTTTAAACTACACGACCGACGGCGTATTTTGGGGTATGTCGATCGGCACCGAAGTAGCAAATATCTCACAAAAGGACTTTGAATGA
- a CDS encoding DUF2470 domain-containing protein: MKLDEEAREAKEMALGMMNDNFIGITEDMCARFGGFKNPQNAKMTDITEDGMYIACDEGEVFVPFEKKAELTVESLRDEVINIVNSMEN; the protein is encoded by the coding sequence ATGAAGCTGGACGAAGAAGCAAGAGAAGCCAAAGAGATGGCGCTAGGCATGATGAACGATAACTTCATCGGCATCACCGAGGATATGTGCGCGAGATTCGGCGGCTTTAAAAACCCGCAAAACGCCAAGATGACCGATATCACCGAGGACGGCATGTATATCGCCTGCGACGAGGGCGAGGTGTTCGTGCCGTTTGAGAAAAAAGCCGAGCTAACGGTCGAGAGCCTGCGCGATGAAGTCATAAATATAGTAAATAGTATGGAAAACTAG
- a CDS encoding flavodoxin family protein, whose product MKKIVIYTSATGNTEKVGLAIANELGCEAIKFTEDLHLNLDGYDFIALGFYVDKGDAEPKFKRFLREIKGKKTGVFMTLGMDPEHEHAMNCLEKAKVVLREGENEILREFYCQGAIDPKVIEQLRKMGEAAPNDPRYAVTPEREARWTRAATHPDANDLENAKAAFRGI is encoded by the coding sequence ATGAAAAAAATAGTTATTTACACGAGCGCGACTGGAAATACCGAGAAAGTCGGTCTTGCCATCGCAAACGAGCTTGGCTGCGAGGCGATCAAATTTACCGAGGATCTGCACCTAAATTTGGACGGTTACGACTTTATCGCGCTTGGATTTTACGTCGATAAGGGCGACGCCGAGCCTAAATTTAAACGCTTTTTGCGCGAGATAAAGGGCAAAAAAACGGGCGTATTTATGACGCTAGGCATGGATCCCGAGCACGAGCACGCGATGAACTGCCTAGAAAAAGCAAAAGTCGTGCTACGCGAGGGCGAAAATGAAATTTTACGCGAGTTTTACTGCCAAGGCGCGATCGATCCAAAAGTCATCGAGCAACTACGCAAAATGGGCGAAGCAGCTCCTAACGACCCGCGCTACGCCGTAACTCCGGAGCGCGAAGCTAGATGGACTAGAGCTGCAACCCACCCTGACGCAAACGACCTAGAAAACGCAAAGGCGGCGTTTAGAGGGATATAA
- the galU gene encoding UTP--glucose-1-phosphate uridylyltransferase GalU, giving the protein MIQTCLFPAAGYGTRFLPATKSLPKEMLPILTKPLIHYGVDEALEAGMKNMAFITGRGKRALEDYFDISYELEHQISGTNKEHLLTEIRELMARCTFSFTRQESMRGLGNAIHTGKVLVRDEPFGVVLADDLCINEEGEGVLSQMVKIYEKYRCSIVAVMEVPIEQSKNYGIVTGRAIEDDLLMVSDMVEKPDPKEAPSNLAVIGRYILTPDIFTILERTKPGKNGEVQITDALKEQAKDGMVLAYKFKGKRFDCGSVEGFVQATNFFYELGKNAKK; this is encoded by the coding sequence ATGATACAAACTTGTTTATTTCCGGCTGCGGGCTACGGCACGAGATTTTTGCCTGCGACCAAATCGCTGCCAAAAGAGATGCTGCCGATCCTCACAAAACCACTGATCCACTACGGCGTGGACGAGGCGCTAGAAGCCGGCATGAAAAACATGGCGTTTATAACCGGTCGCGGCAAACGCGCGCTAGAGGATTATTTTGATATCAGCTACGAGCTAGAGCATCAAATCTCTGGCACGAACAAAGAACACCTGCTAACCGAAATCAGAGAGCTAATGGCGCGCTGCACGTTTTCATTCACGCGCCAAGAGAGCATGAGAGGCCTAGGCAACGCCATCCACACGGGCAAAGTCCTCGTGCGAGACGAGCCTTTTGGTGTGGTGCTGGCCGATGATCTGTGCATCAACGAAGAGGGCGAAGGCGTGCTATCTCAAATGGTAAAAATATACGAGAAGTACCGCTGCAGCATCGTTGCGGTTATGGAAGTGCCGATCGAGCAGAGCAAAAACTACGGCATCGTCACGGGCCGCGCGATCGAGGATGATTTGCTCATGGTTAGCGACATGGTCGAAAAACCCGATCCCAAGGAAGCTCCGAGCAACCTAGCAGTCATCGGCCGCTACATCCTGACGCCCGATATTTTCACAATCCTAGAGCGCACCAAGCCCGGCAAAAACGGCGAAGTGCAGATCACCGACGCGCTAAAAGAGCAAGCCAAAGACGGCATGGTGCTGGCGTATAAATTTAAAGGCAAGCGCTTTGACTGTGGTAGCGTCGAGGGCTTCGTGCAGGCAACCAATTTCTTCTACGAGCTAGGCAAAAATGCTAAAAAATGA
- the ribD gene encoding bifunctional diaminohydroxyphosphoribosylaminopyrimidine deaminase/5-amino-6-(5-phosphoribosylamino)uracil reductase RibD, translated as MINDEFYMSLAIKKAWEFQILTYPNPAVGCAVLDAGGKLLSVAAHKKAGFLHAEPSAILLALCQKCEAFLSDFLREYHAALGVKFESAEELENADLEPNFTYEYILQNHGDLLKGAKAYVTLEPCAHRGKTPPCAELLRHLKFAEVVIARSDENVVASGGAHILQSGGVVVKFGVLRHEADELVEPFLAWQKGNFSFFKLALSANGVAVGTAQSKIISNLASRTHSHRLRSAAELLVIGGATVRADRPRLDTRLIEDGKNPNVMIYSREREFDASIPLFGVAGRSVRVTSDINEAFAPRLTMFEGGENALKALDEHVKWLLLYRSSELLDAPAARLNLKLKPLFHGELGGDVYGWYKFERSL; from the coding sequence ATGATAAACGACGAATTTTACATGTCTCTAGCTATAAAAAAGGCTTGGGAGTTTCAAATTTTAACCTACCCAAACCCTGCCGTCGGTTGTGCGGTTTTAGATGCCGGCGGCAAACTGCTCTCGGTAGCCGCGCATAAAAAGGCGGGCTTTTTACACGCCGAGCCAAGCGCGATTTTATTGGCGCTCTGCCAAAAGTGCGAGGCGTTTTTGAGCGATTTTTTACGCGAGTATCATGCGGCCTTGGGCGTCAAATTTGAAAGCGCCGAAGAGCTTGAAAATGCGGACTTGGAGCCAAATTTCACGTATGAATACATCCTACAAAATCACGGCGATCTGCTAAAAGGCGCCAAGGCCTACGTGACACTTGAGCCCTGCGCTCACCGCGGCAAAACTCCGCCATGCGCCGAGCTTTTAAGACATCTAAAATTTGCCGAAGTCGTTATCGCTAGAAGCGACGAAAACGTCGTGGCTAGCGGCGGCGCGCATATCTTGCAAAGCGGCGGCGTAGTGGTCAAATTTGGCGTGCTACGGCACGAAGCGGACGAGCTGGTAGAGCCGTTTCTGGCGTGGCAGAAGGGGAATTTTAGCTTTTTTAAGCTCGCTCTTAGCGCAAACGGCGTCGCAGTAGGCACCGCGCAGAGCAAAATCATCTCAAATCTAGCCAGCCGCACCCACTCTCACCGCCTTCGCAGCGCGGCCGAGCTACTAGTTATCGGCGGCGCCACCGTCCGCGCCGACCGCCCGAGGCTCGATACCAGACTGATAGAGGACGGTAAAAACCCAAACGTGATGATCTACTCGCGCGAGCGCGAGTTTGACGCTTCTATACCGCTTTTTGGCGTGGCTGGTAGGAGCGTGCGCGTAACAAGCGATATAAACGAAGCTTTTGCACCGCGTTTAACGATGTTTGAGGGCGGCGAAAACGCGCTAAAAGCCCTAGACGAGCACGTAAAATGGCTATTACTCTACCGCTCGAGCGAGCTTTTGGACGCGCCCGCGGCGAGGCTAAATTTAAAACTCAAACCGCTATTTCACGGCGAGCTTGGCGGCGACGTTTACGGGTGGTATAAATTTGAGCGGAGTTTATAA
- the thiF gene encoding sulfur carrier protein ThiS adenylyltransferase ThiF codes for MKEITLNGAKFKVAANTMDELKNEALGDKNGEMYKFLAEFNASEPDIFILDGFATKENLELKDGSNVVFIRRGAMPGREVLKAMIASRNSPELNAALASGCVGVAGLGGLGSNIALSLARTGVAKLVLADFDVVEPSNLNRQQYFVRHIGMKKTDALKELIAEVNPFVEVMTHDVTLTATNVAEIFAPCSVICEAFDNVAGKAMMVNEAGASLRDKKIVGASGMAGYFSSNLIKTVKFARNVYLCGDLQNAAGVGQGLMAARVAICANHEANLAIRLLMGLEEV; via the coding sequence ATGAAAGAGATAACGCTAAACGGAGCGAAATTTAAAGTCGCGGCAAACACAATGGACGAGCTAAAAAACGAGGCTCTGGGCGATAAAAACGGCGAGATGTATAAATTTCTAGCCGAATTTAACGCGAGCGAGCCTGATATCTTTATCCTAGACGGCTTTGCGACGAAGGAAAATTTGGAGCTAAAAGACGGCTCAAACGTCGTATTTATCAGGCGCGGCGCGATGCCTGGGCGAGAAGTGCTAAAAGCTATGATCGCCTCTAGAAACAGCCCCGAGCTAAACGCGGCTCTAGCTAGCGGCTGCGTGGGCGTGGCGGGACTTGGCGGTCTTGGCTCAAATATCGCGCTAAGCTTAGCGCGCACGGGAGTCGCCAAGCTCGTGCTGGCCGACTTTGACGTAGTGGAGCCTAGCAACCTAAACCGCCAGCAGTACTTCGTCCGCCACATCGGTATGAAAAAGACGGACGCCCTAAAAGAGCTCATCGCCGAGGTAAATCCATTCGTAGAGGTTATGACGCATGACGTGACGCTAACTGCTACCAACGTCGCCGAGATTTTCGCGCCGTGCAGCGTCATCTGCGAGGCCTTTGACAACGTCGCGGGCAAGGCGATGATGGTAAACGAGGCGGGCGCGAGCCTGCGGGATAAAAAGATCGTCGGCGCGTCGGGCATGGCGGGGTACTTTAGCTCAAATCTCATAAAAACGGTCAAATTCGCGCGAAACGTTTATCTGTGCGGCGATCTGCAAAATGCCGCAGGCGTAGGGCAGGGGCTCATGGCCGCACGCGTGGCGATCTGCGCAAATCACGAGGCAAACCTTGCTATCAGGCTTTTGATGGGACTTGAGGAGGTTTAG
- a CDS encoding type II toxin-antitoxin system RelE/ParE family toxin — MRVRFHNRFFDELNAIKEFIAKDSASRANGFVDEVFSKCLDLKDMPVAHRPSQKVKKSNARDLIFKGYVIPYLIADSEILILGIYGSNEWQA, encoded by the coding sequence ATGCGCGTAAGATTTCATAATCGCTTTTTTGACGAGCTTAACGCAATAAAAGAGTTTATCGCAAAGGATAGCGCAAGCAGAGCTAACGGTTTTGTCGATGAGGTCTTTAGCAAGTGCTTAGATTTAAAAGATATGCCCGTAGCTCATAGACCTAGCCAAAAAGTAAAAAAGAGTAATGCGAGAGATTTAATATTTAAAGGCTACGTTATCCCATATCTAATAGCCGATAGCGAGATTTTGATTTTGGGGATTTACGGCTCGAACGAGTGGCAAGCGTGA
- a CDS encoding glucose-6-phosphate isomerase, which translates to MLKNELFFERTPLSAIGSYAKRMNDELKGGEIGYYHLPEISANLLSQIAEFETTLVHVKSVVLVGIGGSSLGVKALKTMLSGAKRSRERELYFLDNVDAFSFEQVCESVKFDETLFIISSKSGTTIETITLFKCILERFKPSNLSANFIVITDPASPLEAYAKQNGIKFFNIPKNVGGRFSVLSAIGLVPLMLCGYDTAALLEGARACKKRFLEDGDDTLLQKAYHYATHKNAKINVIFSYGDRFLEFNDWYVQLWAESLGKKKGYKRYGLTPVGLIGSRDQHSFLQLIMDGVKDKTVSFIKVAAAGVNTAIPSISLNGLEGCDFVNGLNLSELINAQCSATMHALVQEGISVDVIELERLDEASAGFLIYYFELLTSATGIMLGINTYDQPGVEVGKRILKTMLTAGK; encoded by the coding sequence ATGCTAAAAAATGAGCTATTTTTCGAGCGTACGCCGCTAAGCGCGATCGGCTCCTACGCCAAACGCATGAACGACGAGCTAAAAGGCGGCGAGATCGGCTACTATCACTTGCCCGAAATCAGCGCAAATTTACTAAGCCAAATCGCCGAATTTGAAACGACGCTCGTACACGTAAAAAGCGTAGTGCTAGTAGGCATCGGCGGTAGCAGCCTGGGCGTCAAGGCGCTAAAAACGATGTTATCTGGCGCAAAAAGGAGCCGCGAGCGAGAGCTTTATTTTCTCGATAACGTCGACGCCTTTAGCTTCGAGCAAGTTTGCGAAAGCGTCAAATTTGACGAAACGCTTTTTATCATCTCGTCAAAATCGGGCACCACGATCGAGACGATCACGCTATTTAAGTGCATTTTAGAGCGCTTTAAGCCCTCAAATTTGAGCGCAAATTTTATCGTCATAACAGACCCCGCCTCGCCGCTAGAGGCCTACGCCAAGCAAAACGGCATCAAATTTTTTAATATCCCTAAAAACGTCGGCGGCAGATTTAGCGTGCTTAGCGCGATCGGTCTGGTACCGCTGATGCTATGCGGATACGACACGGCGGCGCTGCTAGAGGGCGCGCGTGCGTGTAAAAAGCGTTTTTTAGAGGACGGCGACGATACGCTGCTACAAAAAGCCTACCACTACGCGACGCACAAAAATGCCAAGATCAACGTGATATTTAGCTACGGCGATAGATTTTTGGAGTTTAACGACTGGTACGTGCAGCTGTGGGCGGAGAGCCTGGGCAAGAAAAAGGGCTACAAACGCTACGGACTCACGCCCGTCGGACTCATCGGCTCGCGCGATCAGCACAGCTTTTTGCAGCTCATCATGGACGGTGTGAAGGACAAAACGGTAAGCTTCATCAAGGTAGCCGCAGCTGGCGTAAACACGGCGATACCGAGCATTAGCCTAAACGGCCTTGAGGGCTGCGACTTCGTAAACGGGCTAAATTTGAGCGAGCTAATCAACGCCCAGTGTAGCGCCACCATGCATGCGCTCGTGCAAGAAGGCATCAGCGTGGACGTCATCGAGCTTGAGCGGCTAGACGAGGCGAGCGCGGGATTTTTGATTTATTATTTTGAGCTTCTCACGTCGGCTACTGGCATAATGCTAGGCATAAACACCTACGATCAGCCGGGAGTCGAGGTCGGTAAGCGCATACTAAAGACGATGCTAACGGCCGGAAAATAG